A region of Moorena producens PAL-8-15-08-1 DNA encodes the following proteins:
- a CDS encoding flotillin family protein: MSNSSMNTTVQTVPVQSSIGQLPPGILFFPGVIGGLIVLLLLSIWAYTRVYVITPNNEAFLRTGGVFVKKKTVILSGGCVVLPGFHELTRIPLREISIDVERTGNLAVRTQDYLRANMRVTFYVCINANEDDVITAAQRLSREGKISPEDIKEAIEKRADDAIRAAAKKKNLAEIDSDKLGFADEVLNLIQQDLRKVGLTLNNIAISEIEESDTYDTNNFFDAQGVRLRTETIQKSIQQKTEVELNTKVAIEEKELNAEKQSLRIAQEQEEAKLGQKLEVEALKAQREREIEEAKATEAATIQRTKILQNKSVEEEEIRKLLALQQSQIEADITLEERNKALKVAQTLQKQEAELAEINRQKTLEEEKIQQQLAVQAKKIQADIELEERNKTLKVAQILQKQEAEVAEVTRQKTVDAALLNSQVELAEAERESKIAQQDAAIAITEKERDRFNSEAERAQAEAAVATATEVEEAERQQRLSIIAAEQEAEQRRIGEQNVIEIDVFRRSRQAEAARQAAELEAESIRTLAEANRDKALAEAEGKRSLIEAENSISDAQLNAKIITTIWPELAPQLPEIAKALAPQPGILGDTRIYSFPGVNGNNGNGASSVGDINKLLLSTTGLSMINGLLEEGKLGPLISQIRQMMSNNSSTITSNTITPKDKKTPTTDMIRSQPVATSNLTEKNHLNHPSIKKPKSGKG; encoded by the coding sequence ATGTCAAACTCATCGATGAATACAACAGTGCAAACTGTTCCGGTACAGTCATCTATCGGCCAGCTTCCTCCTGGAATTCTATTTTTCCCAGGTGTGATTGGAGGTCTGATTGTATTATTGCTATTAAGCATCTGGGCTTACACCAGAGTTTATGTCATCACTCCCAACAACGAAGCATTTTTGCGGACAGGTGGTGTTTTTGTCAAAAAGAAAACGGTTATTCTCAGTGGCGGGTGTGTGGTTTTGCCAGGATTTCATGAACTTACCCGTATCCCACTCAGAGAAATTTCTATTGATGTTGAGCGGACAGGTAACCTAGCAGTTCGGACCCAAGACTACCTGCGGGCTAATATGCGGGTAACCTTTTATGTCTGTATCAATGCCAATGAAGACGATGTGATTACTGCTGCCCAACGACTGTCTCGTGAAGGTAAAATTTCCCCCGAAGATATTAAAGAAGCTATCGAAAAACGGGCGGATGATGCTATTAGAGCAGCAGCCAAGAAAAAGAATTTGGCAGAAATTGATTCCGATAAATTAGGATTTGCTGATGAAGTGTTGAATTTGATTCAGCAAGACTTAAGAAAAGTCGGATTAACCCTCAATAATATCGCGATTTCTGAGATAGAAGAAAGTGATACTTACGATACGAATAACTTCTTTGATGCCCAAGGAGTACGTCTGCGCACGGAAACCATTCAAAAATCAATTCAGCAAAAAACTGAAGTTGAGCTAAATACCAAAGTTGCCATTGAAGAAAAAGAACTAAACGCTGAAAAGCAATCCCTACGCATTGCCCAAGAACAAGAAGAAGCGAAACTGGGGCAAAAGCTTGAGGTTGAAGCCCTAAAAGCCCAGCGTGAGCGGGAAATCGAAGAAGCTAAAGCCACAGAAGCAGCCACAATTCAGCGGACTAAAATTTTACAGAATAAGTCTGTAGAAGAGGAAGAAATTCGCAAGCTACTAGCCTTGCAGCAAAGCCAAATTGAAGCCGATATTACCCTAGAAGAACGGAATAAAGCCCTCAAGGTAGCCCAAACCCTGCAAAAACAAGAAGCGGAATTGGCAGAAATTAATCGTCAGAAAACCTTAGAAGAGGAAAAGATTCAACAACAGCTGGCAGTCCAAGCTAAGAAAATTCAGGCAGATATTGAATTAGAAGAACGGAATAAAACCCTCAAGGTGGCACAAATCCTGCAAAAACAGGAAGCAGAAGTAGCAGAAGTTACTCGTCAGAAAACCGTCGATGCTGCCTTGCTTAATTCTCAGGTAGAATTGGCAGAAGCAGAACGAGAGTCAAAAATTGCTCAACAAGACGCTGCGATCGCAATTACCGAAAAAGAACGCGATCGCTTCAATTCAGAAGCCGAACGAGCTCAAGCTGAAGCCGCTGTAGCCACCGCTACGGAAGTAGAAGAAGCCGAACGGCAACAACGCCTTTCTATCATTGCTGCTGAACAAGAAGCCGAACAAAGGCGGATTGGTGAGCAAAACGTGATTGAAATCGATGTATTCCGCCGCTCTCGTCAAGCTGAAGCAGCCAGACAAGCAGCAGAACTAGAAGCTGAGTCGATCCGTACCCTAGCAGAGGCAAATCGGGATAAAGCCTTGGCAGAGGCAGAAGGTAAACGATCGCTGATCGAAGCCGAAAATTCCATCAGCGATGCTCAGCTCAATGCTAAAATCATCACTACCATATGGCCAGAGTTAGCCCCTCAACTACCAGAAATTGCCAAAGCCTTGGCTCCCCAGCCAGGAATTTTGGGAGATACTCGGATTTACTCCTTCCCCGGTGTCAATGGCAATAATGGTAACGGAGCTAGCAGTGTAGGTGACATCAACAAACTGCTACTGTCTACCACTGGCTTATCAATGATTAATGGTTTGTTAGAGGAAGGCAAGCTAGGGCCATTGATTAGTCAAATCCGCCAGATGATGAGTAACAACAGTAGCACAATCACCAGTAATACAATCACACCAAAGGATAAGAAAACCCCGACCACGGATATGATCCGATCACAGCCAGTAGCCACCTCAAACCTTACCGAAAAAAACCACCTTAACCACCCAAGCATCAAGAAACCCAAATCAGGGAAAGGCTAA
- a CDS encoding DUF1449 domain-containing protein yields the protein MGVLLFLLVIVSGGGDDDIDIDADVDLDVDLDVDADVGTDTDSDADGDLGGIQILGWLGIGKAPLILLLATDCSLLGLFGWMFNVMIGGVTGSIPTGFLAGVVSVMSLFLTLVTGGFISRPIGKIFASFGEDTSSDRFIGCHGTVSSATLPKENQGKIGQVDVLDPARNLVTVNATLPTWATVIPKRGNKVLVIDRHHHNYLVILKDSTDQQAWLDNAY from the coding sequence ATGGGAGTTCTACTGTTTCTGTTAGTCATTGTTTCCGGTGGCGGAGACGATGACATTGATATAGATGCAGATGTAGATCTGGATGTGGATCTGGATGTAGATGCAGATGTCGGTACTGATACAGATAGTGATGCCGATGGTGATTTAGGCGGTATCCAGATTCTAGGATGGCTAGGTATCGGCAAAGCCCCCCTAATTTTGCTCCTGGCAACAGACTGTAGTCTTTTGGGACTTTTCGGCTGGATGTTCAATGTCATGATTGGTGGTGTTACTGGCAGTATTCCCACTGGGTTTTTGGCAGGGGTGGTATCAGTAATGTCATTATTCCTGACCCTAGTTACCGGAGGATTCATCTCTCGACCGATAGGAAAAATTTTCGCTTCCTTTGGAGAAGATACCAGTAGCGATCGCTTTATTGGCTGTCACGGTACAGTTTCCTCTGCCACCCTTCCCAAGGAAAACCAAGGCAAAATCGGTCAAGTCGATGTCCTAGATCCAGCTCGTAATTTAGTTACAGTTAATGCCACCTTACCAACTTGGGCAACAGTTATTCCTAAACGGGGGAACAAAGTATTAGTGATTGACCGACACCATCATAACTATCTCGTGATCCTTAAAGATAGTACTGATCAGCAAGCCTGGTTAGACAATGCTTATTAG
- a CDS encoding IS630 transposase-related protein, with protein sequence MNKKTVPYSYDLRTKVMRAIDDGMGKNQASRLFKITKNTLILWSKYIKKNSK encoded by the coding sequence ATTAATAAAAAAACCGTTCCTTACAGTTACGATTTAAGAACAAAAGTCATGAGAGCTATTGACGATGGCATGGGAAAAAATCAAGCTAGTCGTCTCTTTAAAATTACCAAAAATACACTGATTTTATGGTCAAAATATATCAAAAAAAACAGCAAATAA
- a CDS encoding transposase, which translates to MLDKVKQMGKPVSRLYLIWVDGGNSCEPLIMWVMDFCGWMVQFVLRPQQTKGFVLLKKRWVVERTFAWLMGCRRLVRDL; encoded by the coding sequence GTGCTCGACAAAGTCAAACAGATGGGCAAGCCGGTCTCGCGGTTGTATCTGATTTGGGTTGATGGAGGCAATAGTTGTGAGCCTTTGATCATGTGGGTCATGGATTTCTGCGGTTGGATGGTACAATTCGTACTTCGACCCCAACAGACCAAAGGCTTCGTCCTGCTTAAAAAGCGTTGGGTAGTCGAGCGCACTTTTGCTTGGCTGATGGGATGCCGTCGATTGGTCAGAGACTTATGA
- a CDS encoding amidase family protein encodes MKQKLTWWQIAKQGLTYLFMFALSAFPSEVVAETFRLREATIAEITRAFEKNALTSEQLVQLYLNRIKAYDDQGPKINGLISINNNALKEARALDQERQQKGPRSPLHGIPIILKDNYDTTDLPTTGGSVLLEGSLPPDDAFTVKKLREAGAIILGKANMSEFAESYGRLGYSSLGGLTRNPYKLTRDPSGSSGGSGAVIAANFAVLATGSDTSGSIRGPAAVAGLVGIKPTQGLVSRDGIIPLTLSFDSAGPMARTVTDAAIALGVMAGVDPNDYRTLESEGKTYKDYTQFLNKKALKGARIGVAIDFRGGNPEVDAATDAAIAKLRELGATVESVDFSPKLENLWPFMEEVTEAEFEPQIDSYLKNLQLPFPDTLREMYSMSLSNPLVNSEQALNPGRIGGFGESLKHPELADPEYLYILHFEFPRVRQEILSIMSAQNLDAIIWPTMTCPAGPLYNVEDPTYQCASSDPYIPGYLANVSGFPGISVAMGFTEQGLPLGLTFFGKPYSEPTLLGFAYAYEQATQFRRPPTTTPALPGENFDY; translated from the coding sequence ATGAAACAAAAACTGACCTGGTGGCAAATAGCTAAACAAGGGCTGACTTATCTTTTCATGTTCGCTCTGAGTGCTTTTCCCTCAGAGGTAGTCGCTGAGACCTTTCGTCTCAGGGAAGCAACAATCGCAGAGATAACCCGTGCTTTTGAGAAGAATGCACTCACTTCCGAACAATTAGTGCAACTTTATCTCAATCGTATTAAAGCCTATGACGATCAAGGTCCGAAAATTAATGGGCTAATTTCTATCAATAACAATGCTCTTAAAGAAGCAAGGGCGTTAGACCAAGAACGCCAGCAGAAAGGACCGCGAAGTCCTTTACATGGCATCCCCATCATTCTGAAAGATAACTATGACACTACCGATTTACCCACAACAGGAGGATCGGTGCTGCTGGAAGGTTCCTTACCCCCCGATGATGCTTTTACTGTTAAAAAGTTGCGAGAGGCAGGAGCCATTATTCTTGGTAAAGCAAACATGAGTGAATTTGCTGAATCCTATGGTAGGCTAGGTTACAGTTCCCTTGGGGGACTGACACGCAATCCCTACAAATTAACTCGTGATCCTTCGGGCTCGAGTGGAGGCAGTGGGGCTGTAATTGCGGCAAATTTTGCTGTTTTAGCCACCGGAAGCGATACTTCAGGCTCAATTCGTGGCCCTGCAGCAGTAGCAGGTCTTGTCGGTATCAAACCCACTCAGGGACTGGTGAGTCGGGATGGTATTATCCCCCTAACCCTCTCCTTTGATAGTGCAGGCCCTATGGCTCGAACCGTGACAGATGCAGCGATCGCTTTGGGTGTAATGGCAGGGGTTGATCCCAATGATTACCGTACCCTGGAAAGTGAAGGGAAAACATATAAGGACTACACGCAGTTTCTCAATAAAAAAGCCCTAAAAGGGGCAAGAATTGGGGTGGCGATTGATTTTCGGGGTGGGAACCCTGAGGTAGATGCTGCAACTGATGCAGCAATTGCTAAGCTGAGGGAATTAGGTGCAACAGTTGAGTCGGTGGATTTCTCTCCCAAATTGGAAAACCTCTGGCCTTTCATGGAAGAGGTAACAGAGGCTGAGTTTGAACCCCAGATCGATAGTTACCTCAAAAACCTCCAGCTTCCATTCCCTGACACCCTGAGGGAAATGTATTCGATGAGCTTATCTAACCCATTAGTCAATTCAGAACAGGCTCTCAATCCTGGTCGCATCGGAGGGTTTGGAGAGTCTCTAAAGCATCCAGAACTGGCTGATCCCGAATATCTTTATATTCTCCATTTCGAGTTTCCTAGGGTTCGCCAGGAGATTTTATCGATTATGAGTGCCCAAAATCTCGACGCGATTATTTGGCCCACCATGACTTGTCCTGCGGGTCCCCTCTATAATGTCGAGGATCCAACCTATCAATGTGCCTCAAGTGACCCCTACATACCAGGGTACTTAGCCAATGTTTCTGGTTTTCCCGGCATTTCTGTGGCAATGGGCTTTACTGAGCAGGGATTACCCCTAGGACTGACTTTCTTTGGTAAGCCTTACAGTGAGCCTACCTTACTGGGATTCGCTTATGCTTACGAACAGGCAACCCAGTTTCGGCGACCTCCAACAACCACTCCTGCTTTGCCTGGTGAAAATTTTGACTATTAG
- a CDS encoding SDH family Clp fold serine proteinase — protein MNFSFNFFDLFWIFLIISSLQPLWQRRQMQYRRFRALQEFEENRKSRLILLIHRQESISLFGIPVSRYISIEDSEQVLRAIRLTPPDVPIDLILHTPGGLVLATEQIARALIRHPSKVTVFVPHYAMSGGTMLALASDEIVMDANAVLGPVDPQLGNTAAASILRVVEQKPLESIEDQTLMMADLAGKAIKQVQRFVRTLLLDDIPKQKIDPEHIDRIIDFLTTGQITHDCPITVEEASELGLPVTVGLPKAIYKLMDLYPQPQGGRPSVQYIPLPYKPTPTLPDTTSRSLSDK, from the coding sequence ATGAACTTTAGCTTTAACTTTTTTGATCTGTTCTGGATTTTCCTGATCATCTCCTCGTTGCAGCCCTTGTGGCAACGTCGCCAGATGCAATATAGACGTTTTCGAGCTTTGCAAGAATTCGAGGAGAACCGCAAAAGTCGGTTAATTTTACTGATTCACCGACAAGAGTCTATTAGCTTGTTTGGCATCCCTGTGTCCCGCTACATATCTATTGAAGATTCTGAACAAGTGCTCAGGGCAATCCGTCTAACTCCACCAGATGTTCCTATTGATCTTATTTTACATACTCCTGGGGGATTGGTGCTGGCTACAGAACAAATTGCTAGAGCTTTAATTCGTCATCCTTCTAAAGTTACTGTTTTTGTACCTCACTATGCCATGAGTGGTGGTACCATGTTAGCCCTAGCCTCTGATGAAATTGTGATGGATGCCAATGCTGTGCTTGGACCAGTTGACCCTCAACTAGGGAATACAGCTGCTGCTAGCATTCTCAGAGTTGTGGAGCAAAAGCCCCTTGAGAGTATTGAGGACCAAACCTTGATGATGGCCGATTTGGCAGGCAAAGCCATTAAGCAGGTGCAACGTTTCGTGCGAACGCTACTGCTAGACGATATCCCTAAGCAGAAGATTGACCCAGAACACATCGATAGAATTATTGACTTTCTTACCACTGGTCAAATTACCCATGACTGTCCGATTACTGTCGAGGAAGCCTCTGAACTAGGTCTACCTGTAACGGTTGGTCTACCTAAAGCTATCTATAAACTAATGGATTTGTACCCCCAACCTCAAGGTGGACGTCCATCGGTACAGTATATCCCTCTGCCGTACAAACCTACTCCTACTTTACCGGATACCACCAGCAGATCGTTATCCGACAAGTAG
- a CDS encoding endonuclease MutS2, with amino-acid sequence MIQSETLELLEWSRLCQHLATFAATKLGAFAARYLHPPATQRESLDLLAQTKEAYQLETSLDTGLTFDGIQDIGESLDRAELQGILSGEELLAIATTLAGVRRLRRFIEDQEDVPILKELVADSRTYPELEQEIHRCIDERGDVADRATPKLAGIRTQMKSLRDRIYEILQGIVQRKGGALQQQLITQRGDRFVLPVKAPQKDAIPGIVQDTSSTGATLYVEPKAIVSLGNQLRTQRRQEQVEAEAVRRALTEQVAAVKPDLERLLVVATTLDLATAKARYSLWLEANPPRFIDRNQNESITLRQLRHPLLVWQQKHEQGTSVVPIDVQIQSYIRVVAITGPNTGGKTVTLKTFGLAALMAKAGLFVPAREPVELPWFEQILADIGDEQSIEQSLSTFSGHIRRISRIIEAITTPKEELQVDRLKVVREAWPKGQGSQELQVEGYLVESFPDNIQPANIQPDNIQQPSTPNSSLVLLDEVGAGTDPAEGSALAIALLKYLANTTQLTIATTHYGELKALKYQDERFENASVEFDDQTLSPTYRLLWGIPGRSNALSIARRLGLNPSVVDQAQTLLGGASEDVNEVIAGLEAQRRTQETKAQQANQLLQQAESLHQELSERAKLLQDRERELKLSQERSVQDAIAQAKKEIAQVIRQLQQGSQTAQNAQKATNALKEIAERQIPAAPPPKPKPGFRPKVGDRIRIPRLNQTAEILSTADNGELTVRFGLMKMTVALTDVESLDGQKPENVLKTPSKPAPAPTPVSRPATAVRTSKNTIDIRGSRVANAEIDIDQAISKAIEFGVLWIIHGKGTGRLRQGVHAFLEQHPLVERFKLAEQSEGGTGVTVAYLK; translated from the coding sequence TTGATTCAATCTGAAACCTTAGAACTACTGGAATGGTCCCGCCTGTGCCAACACCTGGCTACGTTTGCGGCTACTAAGCTGGGAGCCTTTGCGGCTCGTTATCTCCACCCCCCAGCAACTCAACGGGAAAGCCTAGACCTGCTAGCCCAGACTAAAGAAGCCTATCAACTGGAAACTAGTTTAGACACAGGACTAACCTTTGACGGCATCCAAGATATTGGTGAATCTCTGGATCGGGCAGAGCTCCAAGGCATTTTGTCTGGTGAGGAACTATTAGCGATCGCAACAACCTTAGCTGGTGTGAGGCGTCTACGGCGGTTTATTGAAGACCAAGAGGATGTACCAATTCTGAAGGAACTGGTGGCTGACAGCCGCACTTACCCAGAACTTGAACAAGAAATTCACCGTTGTATCGATGAGCGAGGCGATGTAGCTGACCGGGCAACCCCGAAGCTGGCAGGGATTCGGACTCAGATGAAATCATTACGAGACCGAATTTATGAAATCCTCCAGGGGATTGTCCAGCGTAAAGGGGGGGCATTACAACAACAGTTAATTACTCAACGGGGTGATCGGTTTGTACTCCCGGTTAAAGCTCCCCAGAAAGATGCTATTCCTGGTATTGTTCAGGATACCTCTAGCACCGGTGCCACCCTATACGTGGAACCGAAGGCCATTGTTAGCTTAGGCAATCAACTTCGGACCCAGCGGCGGCAAGAACAAGTGGAAGCGGAAGCAGTACGTCGTGCGTTGACCGAACAAGTAGCAGCAGTTAAGCCAGACTTAGAACGGTTGCTGGTTGTAGCAACTACCCTAGATTTAGCTACCGCTAAGGCAAGATATAGTCTGTGGTTAGAAGCCAATCCCCCCAGATTTATTGACCGCAATCAGAATGAAAGCATTACTCTACGGCAACTACGCCATCCTCTACTGGTATGGCAGCAAAAACATGAACAAGGCACATCAGTTGTTCCCATTGATGTCCAGATTCAGTCCTACATTCGGGTAGTTGCTATTACCGGTCCGAATACTGGCGGTAAAACCGTTACGTTGAAAACCTTTGGTTTAGCGGCACTGATGGCAAAAGCTGGTTTATTTGTGCCAGCAAGGGAACCAGTAGAACTTCCTTGGTTTGAGCAAATTCTGGCAGATATTGGGGATGAGCAGTCTATAGAACAGAGTTTATCCACTTTCTCGGGTCACATTCGCCGAATTAGTCGGATTATTGAGGCGATAACTACCCCAAAAGAAGAGTTACAGGTTGACAGGTTGAAGGTTGTTCGCGAAGCGTGGCCGAAAGGCCAAGGTTCTCAAGAGTTACAGGTTGAAGGTTATCTGGTTGAAAGTTTTCCAGACAACATTCAACCTGCCAACATTCAACCAGACAACATCCAACAACCTTCAACTCCTAATTCGTCACTCGTACTATTAGATGAAGTGGGAGCAGGGACTGACCCGGCAGAAGGTAGTGCATTAGCTATCGCATTACTGAAATACCTGGCAAACACAACACAATTAACCATTGCGACTACCCATTATGGGGAACTCAAAGCACTAAAATATCAAGACGAGCGGTTTGAGAATGCCTCGGTGGAGTTTGATGACCAAACCCTGTCACCGACTTACCGTCTATTGTGGGGTATTCCTGGTCGCTCCAATGCCTTGAGCATTGCTAGACGCTTAGGGTTAAACCCATCGGTGGTGGATCAGGCTCAAACCCTTTTGGGGGGAGCTTCGGAAGATGTGAATGAGGTAATTGCCGGTTTAGAAGCTCAACGGCGCACTCAGGAAACTAAAGCCCAACAGGCAAATCAGTTACTGCAACAAGCTGAATCTCTCCATCAGGAACTTTCTGAACGGGCAAAACTTTTGCAGGACCGGGAACGGGAATTGAAGCTTTCTCAGGAACGGTCTGTGCAAGATGCGATCGCACAAGCTAAGAAAGAAATTGCCCAAGTGATTCGGCAGTTGCAACAAGGCTCCCAAACCGCTCAAAATGCCCAAAAAGCCACAAACGCTCTTAAGGAGATTGCCGAGCGTCAAATCCCAGCCGCACCCCCTCCTAAACCAAAACCAGGATTCCGCCCCAAAGTAGGCGATCGCATTCGCATTCCCCGATTGAATCAGACAGCCGAGATACTAAGTACCGCAGATAATGGGGAGCTAACGGTACGCTTTGGCTTAATGAAAATGACCGTTGCCCTAACAGATGTGGAATCCTTGGATGGACAAAAGCCCGAAAATGTGCTAAAAACACCATCAAAACCAGCTCCAGCCCCAACCCCAGTCTCGCGGCCAGCTACGGCTGTGCGCACCTCGAAAAATACCATTGATATTCGAGGAAGTCGGGTAGCTAATGCAGAGATTGACATCGACCAAGCAATATCTAAGGCGATAGAGTTTGGAGTACTCTGGATTATTCATGGCAAAGGAACTGGTCGATTAAGACAAGGTGTCCACGCTTTCTTGGAACAGCACCCTCTCGTGGAGCGTTTTAAGCTAGCCGAACAATCTGAGGGTGGGACTGGTGTTACCGTTGCTTACCTTAAATAA
- a CDS encoding DUF3038 domain-containing protein: MVSTVKMPKSPPAWEDLPLSQAADSIDLDNIKTQLDLVLLSLEALAGIGSEEMLQAAAELNLESMITDRVALWRLRQSNPLRKSSGGRKKLDVEEARSLVLIICHLAKGHQELIRRAVALLEQMTQQNSEPHRAALLGDYLDNFNNTYRERMAQEENVSTDRLKQLALKLLINLLFYSGSKGHQRLWLALLGKVS; encoded by the coding sequence ATGGTTTCCACTGTCAAGATGCCAAAATCACCTCCTGCTTGGGAGGATTTGCCTCTGAGTCAAGCCGCAGACTCAATCGATCTCGATAATATCAAAACCCAGCTAGATTTAGTCTTGCTTAGTCTAGAAGCTCTAGCAGGTATTGGTTCAGAGGAGATGCTGCAAGCTGCTGCTGAATTAAATTTAGAGTCAATGATCACAGACCGAGTAGCATTGTGGCGTCTGCGTCAGTCCAATCCCCTGCGCAAAAGTTCAGGAGGACGGAAAAAGCTGGATGTGGAGGAAGCGCGATCGCTAGTTTTAATCATCTGTCACTTGGCTAAAGGCCATCAAGAACTAATCCGTCGTGCGGTGGCTTTACTCGAACAAATGACACAACAGAACAGTGAACCTCATCGTGCTGCTTTATTGGGAGATTACTTAGATAACTTTAACAACACTTATCGAGAGCGGATGGCCCAAGAAGAAAATGTATCAACTGATCGGCTAAAGCAACTAGCTCTTAAACTATTAATCAATTTACTCTTCTATAGTGGCTCCAAAGGTCATCAGCGTTTATGGTTAGCCTTATTAGGTAAAGTTTCTTAA
- a CDS encoding DUF4335 domain-containing protein codes for MTNIVLRRYTPPTCTLSIRANRSPLSRWVGQSVVKKLRFELRFDDPRKPEEQQVTLRGNAEDLDVLYEAVDGYVQHFLEPSPNQLVASGNSKAVGHAKRSAEVTPLTLLTLPTPQEENATAVPTQQIHLQSKGLLSHSLFLGKLANQESGSVVDLSATQLFDLATALDEYAAEVVSLPKLNQPSWKPESSAWMRTAASMVLAVGVTAAVIKLLEKPQSVEQAKTLTTAESQTTALDSTKTGKKRAISQVPPAPSTPIPTPSVPPRLSPGTKLPPPPPVKPPSLPVRTPPPPPVKPPSPPPVRTPPAIASPPNSRPLLKIVPAPARKPDSPKLSATSSTSSSVSSPVASSVSSPIASSAVSAAPGSGASKGDKPVSEASKTNLPAADADTQPKPTPPSPIAVVQTVSELPVIKPAPSPTELETQDSSRDSLSIPTETVVIPEAESSISPISTTSITSTSTSSSSSTTNVAVQAIPAPQQNVSSLQRGSSTSKIIDQAVPGLNLPSSPVIDQAVPGLNLPSSPVSDSLKPSEPTVANQISQNTLFDKISQVAEARRYFQERWQPPEGLQKTLNYSLWLNNNGTIRRIIPLGQAAKTYIDNAPIPLIGESFVSPLEGEGMPKIRVLLHPDGKVQTLLEGMN; via the coding sequence ATGACTAACATAGTCCTGCGACGTTACACTCCTCCTACCTGTACCCTATCAATTCGGGCAAACCGCTCACCCTTATCCCGCTGGGTGGGACAATCTGTGGTGAAGAAGTTGCGGTTTGAGTTGCGTTTTGATGACCCCCGCAAGCCAGAAGAACAACAGGTAACGTTACGAGGCAACGCAGAAGATTTAGATGTGTTGTATGAAGCGGTAGATGGCTATGTTCAGCACTTCCTTGAGCCGTCCCCAAACCAACTGGTTGCCTCTGGAAACTCTAAGGCCGTAGGCCACGCTAAGCGATCGGCTGAGGTTACTCCCTTAACTCTGCTAACTCTTCCAACCCCTCAGGAAGAAAATGCCACAGCAGTTCCAACTCAGCAAATCCATCTGCAATCGAAAGGGTTACTGAGTCATAGCCTGTTTCTGGGTAAGCTGGCTAATCAGGAATCTGGGTCAGTAGTAGATTTAAGTGCTACACAGCTGTTTGATCTAGCCACCGCTTTGGATGAATATGCGGCTGAAGTAGTATCCCTACCAAAACTCAATCAGCCCAGTTGGAAACCAGAATCATCCGCTTGGATGCGTACAGCAGCATCGATGGTGTTGGCAGTGGGTGTAACAGCAGCAGTGATTAAGTTGCTTGAGAAACCTCAGTCTGTTGAGCAAGCGAAAACACTAACAACAGCAGAATCACAAACAACAGCATTAGACTCCACCAAGACTGGGAAAAAGCGAGCCATCTCCCAAGTCCCCCCAGCACCGAGCACTCCCATCCCAACTCCGTCGGTGCCACCCCGTCTGTCCCCAGGAACCAAGTTACCCCCACCGCCTCCCGTTAAGCCACCCTCTCTACCAGTACGCACTCCGCCACCGCCTCCCGTTAAGCCACCCTCTCCACCACCAGTACGCACTCCGCCAGCAATAGCCTCACCCCCGAATTCACGTCCGCTCCTCAAGATTGTTCCTGCTCCAGCTAGGAAACCAGACTCTCCCAAACTGAGTGCTACTAGTTCTACTAGTAGTTCTGTTAGTAGTCCTGTTGCTAGTTCTGTTAGTAGTCCTATTGCTAGTTCTGCTGTTAGTGCTGCTCCTGGTTCTGGAGCTAGTAAGGGTGACAAACCTGTTTCTGAGGCTAGTAAAACTAATTTACCTGCTGCTGATGCAGATACCCAACCCAAACCAACTCCACCGAGTCCCATCGCTGTAGTACAAACTGTGTCAGAATTGCCAGTTATTAAACCAGCGCCCTCTCCTACTGAGCTGGAAACTCAGGATTCTTCTAGAGATAGTCTATCGATCCCCACAGAAACAGTGGTAATCCCTGAGGCCGAGTCTTCGATTTCTCCTATTTCTACTACTTCTATTACTTCTACTTCTACTTCTTCTAGTTCTTCTACTACTAATGTGGCGGTTCAAGCCATCCCTGCTCCTCAACAGAATGTGTCCAGTCTCCAGAGAGGTTCTTCTACCTCTAAAATTATTGATCAAGCTGTGCCTGGACTGAATCTCCCGAGTAGCCCTGTTATCGATCAAGCTGTGCCTGGACTGAATCTCCCGAGTAGCCCTGTTTCTGATTCCTTAAAGCCATCTGAGCCTACTGTAGCGAATCAGATATCTCAAAATACCCTGTTTGATAAGATTTCTCAGGTAGCAGAAGCCAGACGATATTTCCAGGAGCGCTGGCAACCTCCCGAAGGGCTACAGAAAACCTTGAACTATAGTTTGTGGTTAAATAATAATGGTACAATTAGACGTATAATTCCCCTTGGCCAAGCAGCGAAAACCTATATAGATAACGCCCCCATACCTCTGATCGGTGAATCCTTTGTTTCCCCTTTAGAAGGGGAAGGGATGCCAAAAATTCGCGTGCTGCTACACCCAGATGGTAAGGTACAAACTTTGTTGGAAGGGATGAATTGA